A single Patagioenas fasciata isolate bPatFas1 chromosome 16, bPatFas1.hap1, whole genome shotgun sequence DNA region contains:
- the LOC136108457 gene encoding uncharacterized protein isoform X1, with amino-acid sequence MSRQCCVRQKPCLAGLKIRGGEASPYGHDFSLLYQQRREMFCAWAAETERKGDAGGAASGRSCIRSSSFSVSTQVLQYRTRCRELEQQVEAGGGSLPGMWEATEDHSLEKALLQLEEEQQRCENLAEVNALLREQLDKASEVNSALKEDVGKLTADWMRAREELGLKESEWRREREEYDSYIRGEHQRLLSLWCQVVTFRRQFLEMKTATDRDLSELKAEHMRLSGAVLVSCSRPTSGDLEKKELQDRVMELSALLVPSQKKNEEKEKIMETPDDTVEILEASRLEKEHEVLWSKSAKEENLSLQKLIKDITEALQEELSARQDSIDSLLQQHRQQEEKCRTLQQRLEQLQEECATSSSQRQHLQSLVEALRSDCANLERTRDELQQQLEVTEQEASHLRQRNTELQLKEDSAQGDKVEQQEAMERARREQELLLKDFAALEGKHSLLQSELVVARETLEESQLQRDLLEREKHELTMALEKAKQSVAELTRTQKQLSVEIADLRAAAANMSSINEALAVEKVQLNHLVLQLEQENEVVSEKVAGLERTRVCEQEQLSWCERTKAELCAEKAQLEQLLQEAEEQQEGLRVQLRRLAEEKEETQEQLSEVSRQQESASTGLEQLRQESSRQGLALAKVSEEKEVLVQEKAALELRLAAVERDRQGLSEQLAEARPVKETLARSLFEAQQRVSQLEIARSHLEMRLHTVTQAKDVIQGEVKCLQRELEAERSLLRQERENAAQQLLRRERQHDDALRLRQSDHEAEIQRLLQDLARAREGHQSELQELLERWQQEKAETEREHEKQLVDMEQKVAAVEAQRQEEQTRRENAEREAVLEKEREKNSLLELLRQSQGELTDACQQVEQLRQQMEEQGEKGQQAAAEGEQLSWLSEKRRLSQRLECLQGAVARLELEKTELKQYNAELRRTLEQVERERRRLKRCCRGRSLPDACGLSLSDQRKVPASRQVALLETQLVQEAK; translated from the exons ATGAGCAGACAGTGCTGTGTGCGACAGAAACCCTGTCTGGCTGGCCTGAAGATCAGAGGCGGTGAAGCTTCCCCGTATGGTCACGACTTCTCGTTGCTGTATCAGCAGCGCCGTGAAATGTTCTGTGCTTGGGCTGCAGAGACTGAGAGAAAAGGGGATGCGGGAGGAGCCGCGTCTGGGAGAAGCTGCATTCGCTCATCTTCATTCTCTGTATCCACCCAGGTCCTGCAGTACCGGACTCGGTGCCgagagctggagcagcaagtGGAGGCAGGAGGG GGATCCCTCCCCGGCATGTGGGAAGCCACAGAAGACCACAGCCTGGAGAAAGCACTGCTGCAGCTGgaagaggagcagcaaag GTGTGAGAATCTGGCAGAAGTGAACGCTCTCCTGCGGGAGCAGCTCGATAAAGCCAGTGAGGTTAATTCAGCCCTCAAAGAAGATGTTGGAAAACTGACGGCGGATTGGATGAGGGCCCGGGAGGAGCTGGGGTTGAAGGAGAGTGAATGGCGCCGTGAGCGCGAG GAGTATGACAGCTACATCAGGGGTGAACATCAGCGTCTCCTCAGCCTGTGGTGCCAGGTGGTGACCTTCCGCCGTCAGTTCCTGGAGATGAAGACTGCCACTGACCG AGATTTGTCTGAGCTGAAGGCAGAGCACATGAGGCTTTCTGGAGCTGTGCTTGTGAGCTGCTCCCGTCCAACCTCTGgcgacctggagaagaaggagcttCAGGACAG GGTGATGGAGCTCTCGGCCTTGCTTGTACCCTCCCAGAAGAAgaatgaggagaaggagaagatcaTGGAAACACCTGACGACACTGTGGAGATTCTG GAAGCCAGTCGGTTAGAGAAAGAACATGAAGTTCTGTGGAGTAAAAGTGCCAAAGAGGAGAACCTGTCcctgcaaaagctgataaaagatATAACTGag GCCCTACAAGAagagctttctgccaggcagGACTCCATCGattccctgctgcagcagcacaggcagcaggaagagaagtgcaggacgctgcagcagaggcttgagcagctgcaggaggaatgCGCCACGTCCAGCAGCCAGCGGCAGCACCTCCAGTCTCTGGTGGAAGCGCTCAGAAG TGACTGTGCCAACCTGGAGAGAACAAGGGACGagctacagcagcagctggaagtaaCGGAGCAAGAAGCCTCGCATCTGCGTCAAAGGAACACggagctgcagctgaaggaagACTCAGCCCAGGGGGACAAGGTGGAGCAGCAAGAGGCAATGGAGAGAGCGCGTcgtgagcaggagctgct GCTGAAGGACTTTGCTGCGCTCGAAGGAAAACATTCATTATTGCAGAGTGAGCTGGTAGTGGCGAGAGAGACGCTGGAGGAGTCGCAGCTTCAGAGGGATCTGCTGGAGCGAGAGAAACACGAGCTGACCATGGCCCTGGAGAAG GCCAAGCAGTCGGTGGCAGAGTTGACCAGGACTCAGAAGCAGCTGAGTGTAGAAATAGCTGATCTCCGTGCTGCAGCAGCCAACATGAGCAGTATCAATGAAGCTCTTGCAGTGGAGAAAGTGCAGCTGAACCACCTTGTGCTGCAG CTGGAGCAAGAGAATGAGGTTGTGTCAGAGAAAGTGGCCGGGCTGGAGAGAACAAGAGTCtgtgagcaggagcagctgagctggtgtgaaagaaccaaggcagagctctgtgcagagaaagcccagctggagcagctgctgcaggaagcagaggagcagcaggaggggctgcgggtgcagctgaggagactggcagaggagaaggaagaaacccAAGAGCAGCTCAGTGAG GTGTCCCGGCAGCAAGAGTCGGCCAGCACTGGTCTGGAGCAGTTGCGCCAGGAGTCCTCTCGCCAAGGGCTCGCCCTGGCCAAGGTGTCCGAAGAGAAGGAGGTcctggtgcaggagaaggctgcccTGGAACTGCGCCTGGCAGCCGTGGAGCGGGACAGACAAGGCCTTTCCGAGCAGCTGGCAGAGGCCAG GCCGGTGAAGGAGACCCTGGCGCGCAGCCTGTTTGAGGCTCAGCAGCGCGTATCTCAGCTGGAGATCGCCCGGAGTCACCTGGAGATGCGACTTCACACCGTCACGCAGGCCAAGGACGTGATACAAG GGGAAGTGAAGTGTCTTCAACGTGAGCTGGAAGCAGAGAGATCTCTCCTGAGGCAGGAACGGGAGAACGCGGCACAACAGCTCTTGCGGAGAGAACGGCAGCATGACGATGCCCTCAGACTTCGGCAGAGCGATCACGAAGCAGAAATACAGAGGCTCCTGCAAGACCTG GCACGCGCACGGGAAGGGCACCAgtcagagctgcaggagctgctggagcgatggcaacaggagaaggcagagacagagagggagcacGAGAAGCAGCTGGTGGACATGGAGCAGAAAGTTGCTGCTGTGGAAGCTCAACGGCAAGAGGAACAAACCAGACGTGAAAATGCCGAGCGAGAG GCCGTGCTAGAAAAGGAGCGTGAGAAGAATTCTTTACTGGAGCTGCTTCGCCAGAGTCAGGGAGAGCTCACAGACGCCTGCCAGCAGGTAGAGCAGCTCAGGCAGCAGATggaagagcagggagagaaggggcAG caggctgctgcagaaggggagcagctctcctggctctCAGAGAAGAGACGCCTGTCGCAGCGgctggaatgtctgcagggagcagTTGCAAGGCTGGAACTGGAGAAGACGGAGCTGAAGCAGTACAACGCTGAGCTCAGGAGGACCCTGGAGCAG GTGGAACGTGAACGGAGAAGGCTGAAGAGATGTTGCCGTGGTCGCTCGCTGCCAGATGCGTGCGGATTGTCTCTCTCTGACCAGCGGAAGGTGCCAGCTTCTAGACAG gtGGCCCTCCTGGAGACACAGCTGGTGCAAGAAGCAAAATAG
- the LOC136108457 gene encoding centrosome-associated protein CEP250-like isoform X3 translates to MAAPSQGSLRRRLQSSQEAQHRQALVVRKLQAKVLQYRTRCRELEQQVEAGGGSLPGMWEATEDHSLEKALLQLEEEQQRCENLAEVNALLREQLDKASEVNSALKEDVGKLTADWMRAREELGLKESEWRREREEYDSYIRGEHQRLLSLWCQVVTFRRQFLEMKTATDRDLSELKAEHMRLSGAVLVSCSRPTSGDLEKKELQDRVMELSALLVPSQKKNEEKEKIMETPDDTVEILEASRLEKEHEVLWSKSAKEENLSLQKLIKDITEALQEELSARQDSIDSLLQQHRQQEEKCRTLQQRLEQLQEECATSSSQRQHLQSLVEALRSDCANLERTRDELQQQLEVTEQEASHLRQRNTELQLKEDSAQGDKVEQQEAMERARREQELLLKDFAALEGKHSLLQSELVVARETLEESQLQRDLLEREKHELTMALEKAKQSVAELTRTQKQLSVEIADLRAAAANMSSINEALAVEKVQLNHLVLQLEQENEVVSEKVAGLERTRVCEQEQLSWCERTKAELCAEKAQLEQLLQEAEEQQEGLRVQLRRLAEEKEETQEQLSEVSRQQESASTGLEQLRQESSRQGLALAKVSEEKEVLVQEKAALELRLAAVERDRQGLSEQLAEARPVKETLARSLFEAQQRVSQLEIARSHLEMRLHTVTQAKDVIQGEVKCLQRELEAERSLLRQERENAAQQLLRRERQHDDALRLRQSDHEAEIQRLLQDLARAREGHQSELQELLERWQQEKAETEREHEKQLVDMEQKVAAVEAQRQEEQTRRENAEREAVLEKEREKNSLLELLRQSQGELTDACQQVEQLRQQMEEQGEKGQQAAAEGEQLSWLSEKRRLSQRLECLQGAVARLELEKTELKQYNAELRRTLEQVERERRRLKRCCRGRSLPDACGLSLSDQRKVPASRQVALLETQLVQEAK, encoded by the exons ATGGCGGCGCCGAGCCAGGGCTCCCTGCGGCGCCGGCTGCAGAGCTCGCAGGAGGCGCAGCACCGGCAAGCGCTGGTGGTGCGGAAGCTGCAGGCGAAG GTCCTGCAGTACCGGACTCGGTGCCgagagctggagcagcaagtGGAGGCAGGAGGG GGATCCCTCCCCGGCATGTGGGAAGCCACAGAAGACCACAGCCTGGAGAAAGCACTGCTGCAGCTGgaagaggagcagcaaag GTGTGAGAATCTGGCAGAAGTGAACGCTCTCCTGCGGGAGCAGCTCGATAAAGCCAGTGAGGTTAATTCAGCCCTCAAAGAAGATGTTGGAAAACTGACGGCGGATTGGATGAGGGCCCGGGAGGAGCTGGGGTTGAAGGAGAGTGAATGGCGCCGTGAGCGCGAG GAGTATGACAGCTACATCAGGGGTGAACATCAGCGTCTCCTCAGCCTGTGGTGCCAGGTGGTGACCTTCCGCCGTCAGTTCCTGGAGATGAAGACTGCCACTGACCG AGATTTGTCTGAGCTGAAGGCAGAGCACATGAGGCTTTCTGGAGCTGTGCTTGTGAGCTGCTCCCGTCCAACCTCTGgcgacctggagaagaaggagcttCAGGACAG GGTGATGGAGCTCTCGGCCTTGCTTGTACCCTCCCAGAAGAAgaatgaggagaaggagaagatcaTGGAAACACCTGACGACACTGTGGAGATTCTG GAAGCCAGTCGGTTAGAGAAAGAACATGAAGTTCTGTGGAGTAAAAGTGCCAAAGAGGAGAACCTGTCcctgcaaaagctgataaaagatATAACTGag GCCCTACAAGAagagctttctgccaggcagGACTCCATCGattccctgctgcagcagcacaggcagcaggaagagaagtgcaggacgctgcagcagaggcttgagcagctgcaggaggaatgCGCCACGTCCAGCAGCCAGCGGCAGCACCTCCAGTCTCTGGTGGAAGCGCTCAGAAG TGACTGTGCCAACCTGGAGAGAACAAGGGACGagctacagcagcagctggaagtaaCGGAGCAAGAAGCCTCGCATCTGCGTCAAAGGAACACggagctgcagctgaaggaagACTCAGCCCAGGGGGACAAGGTGGAGCAGCAAGAGGCAATGGAGAGAGCGCGTcgtgagcaggagctgct GCTGAAGGACTTTGCTGCGCTCGAAGGAAAACATTCATTATTGCAGAGTGAGCTGGTAGTGGCGAGAGAGACGCTGGAGGAGTCGCAGCTTCAGAGGGATCTGCTGGAGCGAGAGAAACACGAGCTGACCATGGCCCTGGAGAAG GCCAAGCAGTCGGTGGCAGAGTTGACCAGGACTCAGAAGCAGCTGAGTGTAGAAATAGCTGATCTCCGTGCTGCAGCAGCCAACATGAGCAGTATCAATGAAGCTCTTGCAGTGGAGAAAGTGCAGCTGAACCACCTTGTGCTGCAG CTGGAGCAAGAGAATGAGGTTGTGTCAGAGAAAGTGGCCGGGCTGGAGAGAACAAGAGTCtgtgagcaggagcagctgagctggtgtgaaagaaccaaggcagagctctgtgcagagaaagcccagctggagcagctgctgcaggaagcagaggagcagcaggaggggctgcgggtgcagctgaggagactggcagaggagaaggaagaaacccAAGAGCAGCTCAGTGAG GTGTCCCGGCAGCAAGAGTCGGCCAGCACTGGTCTGGAGCAGTTGCGCCAGGAGTCCTCTCGCCAAGGGCTCGCCCTGGCCAAGGTGTCCGAAGAGAAGGAGGTcctggtgcaggagaaggctgcccTGGAACTGCGCCTGGCAGCCGTGGAGCGGGACAGACAAGGCCTTTCCGAGCAGCTGGCAGAGGCCAG GCCGGTGAAGGAGACCCTGGCGCGCAGCCTGTTTGAGGCTCAGCAGCGCGTATCTCAGCTGGAGATCGCCCGGAGTCACCTGGAGATGCGACTTCACACCGTCACGCAGGCCAAGGACGTGATACAAG GGGAAGTGAAGTGTCTTCAACGTGAGCTGGAAGCAGAGAGATCTCTCCTGAGGCAGGAACGGGAGAACGCGGCACAACAGCTCTTGCGGAGAGAACGGCAGCATGACGATGCCCTCAGACTTCGGCAGAGCGATCACGAAGCAGAAATACAGAGGCTCCTGCAAGACCTG GCACGCGCACGGGAAGGGCACCAgtcagagctgcaggagctgctggagcgatggcaacaggagaaggcagagacagagagggagcacGAGAAGCAGCTGGTGGACATGGAGCAGAAAGTTGCTGCTGTGGAAGCTCAACGGCAAGAGGAACAAACCAGACGTGAAAATGCCGAGCGAGAG GCCGTGCTAGAAAAGGAGCGTGAGAAGAATTCTTTACTGGAGCTGCTTCGCCAGAGTCAGGGAGAGCTCACAGACGCCTGCCAGCAGGTAGAGCAGCTCAGGCAGCAGATggaagagcagggagagaaggggcAG caggctgctgcagaaggggagcagctctcctggctctCAGAGAAGAGACGCCTGTCGCAGCGgctggaatgtctgcagggagcagTTGCAAGGCTGGAACTGGAGAAGACGGAGCTGAAGCAGTACAACGCTGAGCTCAGGAGGACCCTGGAGCAG GTGGAACGTGAACGGAGAAGGCTGAAGAGATGTTGCCGTGGTCGCTCGCTGCCAGATGCGTGCGGATTGTCTCTCTCTGACCAGCGGAAGGTGCCAGCTTCTAGACAG gtGGCCCTCCTGGAGACACAGCTGGTGCAAGAAGCAAAATAG
- the LOC136108457 gene encoding uncharacterized protein isoform X2, whose protein sequence is MSRQCCVRQKPCLAGLKIRGGEASPYGHDFSLLYQQRREMFCAWAAETERKGDAGGAASGRSCIRSSSFSVSTQVLQYRTRCRELEQQVEAGGGSLPGMWEATEDHSLEKALLQLEEEQQRCENLAEVNALLREQLDKASEVNSALKEDVGKLTADWMRAREELGLKESEWRREREEYDSYIRGEHQRLLSLWCQVVTFRRQFLEMKTATDRDLSELKAEHMRLSGAVLVSCSRPTSGDLEKKELQDRVMELSALLVPSQKKNEEKEKIMETPDDTVEILEASRLEKEHEVLWSKSAKEENLSLQKLIKDITEALQEELSARQDSIDSLLQQHRQQEEKCRTLQQRLEQLQEECATSSSQRQHLQSLVEALRSDCANLERTRDELQQQLEVTEQEASHLRQRNTELQLKEDSAQGDKVEQQEAMERARREQELLLKDFAALEGKHSLLQSELVVARETLEESQLQRDLLEREKHELTMALEKAKQSVAELTRTQKQLSVEIADLRAAAANMSSINEALAVEKVQLNHLVLQLEQENEVVSEKVAGLERTRVCEQEQLSWCERTKAELCAEKAQLEQLLQEAEEQQEGLRVQLRRLAEEKEETQEQLSEVSRQQESASTGLEQLRQESSRQGLALAKVSEEKEVLVQEKAALELRLAAVERDRQGLSEQLAEARPVKETLARSLFEAQQRVSQLEIARSHLEMRLHTVTQAKDVIQGEVKCLQRELEAERSLLRQERENAAQQLLRRERQHDDALRLRQSDHEAEIQRLLQDLARAREGHQSELQELLERWQQEKAETEREHEKQLVDMEQKVAAVEAQRQEEQTRRENAEREAVLEKEREKNSLLELLRQSQGELTDACQQVEQLRQQMEEQGEKGQAAAEGEQLSWLSEKRRLSQRLECLQGAVARLELEKTELKQYNAELRRTLEQVERERRRLKRCCRGRSLPDACGLSLSDQRKVPASRQVALLETQLVQEAK, encoded by the exons ATGAGCAGACAGTGCTGTGTGCGACAGAAACCCTGTCTGGCTGGCCTGAAGATCAGAGGCGGTGAAGCTTCCCCGTATGGTCACGACTTCTCGTTGCTGTATCAGCAGCGCCGTGAAATGTTCTGTGCTTGGGCTGCAGAGACTGAGAGAAAAGGGGATGCGGGAGGAGCCGCGTCTGGGAGAAGCTGCATTCGCTCATCTTCATTCTCTGTATCCACCCAGGTCCTGCAGTACCGGACTCGGTGCCgagagctggagcagcaagtGGAGGCAGGAGGG GGATCCCTCCCCGGCATGTGGGAAGCCACAGAAGACCACAGCCTGGAGAAAGCACTGCTGCAGCTGgaagaggagcagcaaag GTGTGAGAATCTGGCAGAAGTGAACGCTCTCCTGCGGGAGCAGCTCGATAAAGCCAGTGAGGTTAATTCAGCCCTCAAAGAAGATGTTGGAAAACTGACGGCGGATTGGATGAGGGCCCGGGAGGAGCTGGGGTTGAAGGAGAGTGAATGGCGCCGTGAGCGCGAG GAGTATGACAGCTACATCAGGGGTGAACATCAGCGTCTCCTCAGCCTGTGGTGCCAGGTGGTGACCTTCCGCCGTCAGTTCCTGGAGATGAAGACTGCCACTGACCG AGATTTGTCTGAGCTGAAGGCAGAGCACATGAGGCTTTCTGGAGCTGTGCTTGTGAGCTGCTCCCGTCCAACCTCTGgcgacctggagaagaaggagcttCAGGACAG GGTGATGGAGCTCTCGGCCTTGCTTGTACCCTCCCAGAAGAAgaatgaggagaaggagaagatcaTGGAAACACCTGACGACACTGTGGAGATTCTG GAAGCCAGTCGGTTAGAGAAAGAACATGAAGTTCTGTGGAGTAAAAGTGCCAAAGAGGAGAACCTGTCcctgcaaaagctgataaaagatATAACTGag GCCCTACAAGAagagctttctgccaggcagGACTCCATCGattccctgctgcagcagcacaggcagcaggaagagaagtgcaggacgctgcagcagaggcttgagcagctgcaggaggaatgCGCCACGTCCAGCAGCCAGCGGCAGCACCTCCAGTCTCTGGTGGAAGCGCTCAGAAG TGACTGTGCCAACCTGGAGAGAACAAGGGACGagctacagcagcagctggaagtaaCGGAGCAAGAAGCCTCGCATCTGCGTCAAAGGAACACggagctgcagctgaaggaagACTCAGCCCAGGGGGACAAGGTGGAGCAGCAAGAGGCAATGGAGAGAGCGCGTcgtgagcaggagctgct GCTGAAGGACTTTGCTGCGCTCGAAGGAAAACATTCATTATTGCAGAGTGAGCTGGTAGTGGCGAGAGAGACGCTGGAGGAGTCGCAGCTTCAGAGGGATCTGCTGGAGCGAGAGAAACACGAGCTGACCATGGCCCTGGAGAAG GCCAAGCAGTCGGTGGCAGAGTTGACCAGGACTCAGAAGCAGCTGAGTGTAGAAATAGCTGATCTCCGTGCTGCAGCAGCCAACATGAGCAGTATCAATGAAGCTCTTGCAGTGGAGAAAGTGCAGCTGAACCACCTTGTGCTGCAG CTGGAGCAAGAGAATGAGGTTGTGTCAGAGAAAGTGGCCGGGCTGGAGAGAACAAGAGTCtgtgagcaggagcagctgagctggtgtgaaagaaccaaggcagagctctgtgcagagaaagcccagctggagcagctgctgcaggaagcagaggagcagcaggaggggctgcgggtgcagctgaggagactggcagaggagaaggaagaaacccAAGAGCAGCTCAGTGAG GTGTCCCGGCAGCAAGAGTCGGCCAGCACTGGTCTGGAGCAGTTGCGCCAGGAGTCCTCTCGCCAAGGGCTCGCCCTGGCCAAGGTGTCCGAAGAGAAGGAGGTcctggtgcaggagaaggctgcccTGGAACTGCGCCTGGCAGCCGTGGAGCGGGACAGACAAGGCCTTTCCGAGCAGCTGGCAGAGGCCAG GCCGGTGAAGGAGACCCTGGCGCGCAGCCTGTTTGAGGCTCAGCAGCGCGTATCTCAGCTGGAGATCGCCCGGAGTCACCTGGAGATGCGACTTCACACCGTCACGCAGGCCAAGGACGTGATACAAG GGGAAGTGAAGTGTCTTCAACGTGAGCTGGAAGCAGAGAGATCTCTCCTGAGGCAGGAACGGGAGAACGCGGCACAACAGCTCTTGCGGAGAGAACGGCAGCATGACGATGCCCTCAGACTTCGGCAGAGCGATCACGAAGCAGAAATACAGAGGCTCCTGCAAGACCTG GCACGCGCACGGGAAGGGCACCAgtcagagctgcaggagctgctggagcgatggcaacaggagaaggcagagacagagagggagcacGAGAAGCAGCTGGTGGACATGGAGCAGAAAGTTGCTGCTGTGGAAGCTCAACGGCAAGAGGAACAAACCAGACGTGAAAATGCCGAGCGAGAG GCCGTGCTAGAAAAGGAGCGTGAGAAGAATTCTTTACTGGAGCTGCTTCGCCAGAGTCAGGGAGAGCTCACAGACGCCTGCCAGCAGGTAGAGCAGCTCAGGCAGCAGATggaagagcagggagagaaggggcAG gctgctgcagaaggggagcagctctcctggctctCAGAGAAGAGACGCCTGTCGCAGCGgctggaatgtctgcagggagcagTTGCAAGGCTGGAACTGGAGAAGACGGAGCTGAAGCAGTACAACGCTGAGCTCAGGAGGACCCTGGAGCAG GTGGAACGTGAACGGAGAAGGCTGAAGAGATGTTGCCGTGGTCGCTCGCTGCCAGATGCGTGCGGATTGTCTCTCTCTGACCAGCGGAAGGTGCCAGCTTCTAGACAG gtGGCCCTCCTGGAGACACAGCTGGTGCAAGAAGCAAAATAG